The window GTGCTGTCAGCCGGCGCGGACGCTGGCGAGGAACTTGTCGACCTCGGCGCGCAGCGTCTCCGCCTGGCGGGACAGATCGGCCGCCGTCGACTGGATCTGCGTGGCCGCGGCACCGGTTTCATTGGCCGCTTGGCTGACCCCTGCGATGTTCGAAGAGACCTCCTGGGTGCCGGCCGCCGCCTGCTCGACGTTGCGGGCGATCTCCTGGGTGGCGGCGCCCTGCTCCTCGACCGCCGAGGCGACCCCGGCGTTGACCTCGTTGATCCTGGAGATGGTGCGGGTGATCGATTCGATGGCCGAGACCGCCTCCTGGGTCGCCGACTGGATGCCGGCGATCTGGGCGCCGATTTCGTCGGTCGCCTTGGCCGTCTGGTTGGCCAGGTTCTTGACCTCGGAAGCGACCACGGCGAAGCCCTTGCCGGCGTCGCCCGCCCGCGCCGCCTCGATGGTGGCGTTGAGCGCCAGCAGGTTGGTCTGCTCGGCGATGTCGGTGATCAAAGCCACCACTTCCCCGATCTTGTTGGCGGCCTGGGCCAGGCCCTGGACCTTGACGTTGGTCTGCTCGGCCTCGCTCACCGCGGCCGAGGCGATTTGGGAGGCCTGCGTCACCTGGCGGCTGATCTCGGAAATCGAGGACGACAGCTCTTCGGCGGCGGAAGCCACCGTCTCGACGTTGGCCGAGGCCTGTTCCGAGGCCGCCGCCACGGCGGAGGCTTGTCTCGTCGCCTCTTCGGCCGTTGCGCTCATCGCCTCGGAAGAGGACTGCATCTCGGTCGCCGCCGAGGACACCCGCCCGACCACTTCGCCGACCGAGGTCTCGAACTGGTCGGCCATGCGCACCATCGCCGCGCGCTTTTCCGCCTCGGCCCGACGGTCCTTCTCTTTCTGCTCGGCCTCAAGCCTGGCCTTCTCGATGGCGTTGTCCTTGAACACCTGCACCGACGCCGCCATGCGACCGATCTCGTCGGCCCGCCCCAGGCCGGGAACCGCAATTCCGGTATCGCCCCTTTGCAGGCGGCCCATCGCCTCGGTCATCAAGCCGAGCGGCCTGAATTGCCGGCGAACGAAAACCAGCGCCAGCACGGCCACCACGCCGCCCAGCACGACCGCCGCCAGGAAAATACTGTTGCGGACCTCCGAGACGACATCGAGGAATTCGCTCTGCCGCAAGCCGACGTAAAGGATTCCGATCACGTCGCCGGTTGCCGATGTTATGGGGTCGTAGGCGGTGAAATACTTCTCGCCCAGGATGTCGGCTTCGCCGCGAAACGCCTTTTTCGCCTGAAACAGGGTGTCGTGGATGGGTCCCTGGGCCAGCTTGGTGCCGACCGCGCGCTTGCCGTCGGCCTGCACGACATTGGTGGAAACCCGGGTGTCGCCCATGAAAATGGTGGCGGTCCCGCCCACCAGGTCCTTCACCCGGTCGACCACCTCGAAGTTCCCGTTGATCTCATGGGAATCGGCATACAATTTGCCGTTCTCCACCCGGAAGGTCGATCCCTTGTGGCGCAACAGTTCCCACGCCACGCGCATGTTGGCGTCCTGGCGGAACTGCGCCTGCTGCCGCATTTGCGATTCGAGGATGTAGGTGGCGACCTGAACGACCGCCACGGTGACCAGGACAATGCCGGCCACCGTCAGAAGTGTCATCTTTTGCGCCAACGACAGGCGCCGCAGGACCTTGAACATGGCGATCTCCCAACGTTGATTTGTCGTCGGACACGCACAAGTTCAAGTTTACCAGCCTGCGTCACGCGGAGATGAACAAAAAGAACAAATTTGTTTCGATTTGTGAATGCATTGTTACAATTAAGGTTTTCTGCAATTGAAGGGCAGGCCGCGACACGAATCCCCGTCACAGACGGCTTGCCCCAGCTTACCGTCACCCGCTTCAGCGATGGGCACGGCTTCGCTATAAGATGTAGAGGCCGGTGGCGATGACGATGGCGACAGCCCCACAGCGCGAGGTCGAACTGCACCGCCCAGCCGATCTGGGTGTATTCGAAGGGGCTGACCACCGGGGCCCGGAGCCAGCTTCAGCGCATAGGTCATGGCGATCTGGGCCAGCCCGCCGACGACGCAGCCCCCCAGGGAGTAGATCGCACGGACTGGCGCAACCCGATTGCTGAGGCGCTGCTGGGCGCGTTGGCGCTCACCACCTTCCTCGCCATCGCCAGGGGCGTAGCGATAAGCCGCAACCACCCCGGGCCGCGGCCTTGGCCTCGCGCCTGCGTCAGGCGGCGCGCACGTTGGCCAGGAACTTGTCGACTTCGGCGCGAAGCGTCTCGGATTGTTGGGACAATCCGGCCGCCGCCGACTGAATCTGGGTGGCCGCCGCCCCGGTATCGTTCGCGGCCTGACTGACGCCGCCGATGTTGGAGGAGACCTCGTGGGTGCCCGCCGCCGCCTGCTCGACGTTCCTGGCGATCTCCTGCGTCGCGGCGCCCTGCTCCTCGACCGCCGAGGCGACGCCCGAGTTGACCTCGTTGATCTTGGAGATCGTCCTGGAGATCGATTCGATGGCCGCCACGGCGTCCTGGGTCGCCGATTGGATGCCCGATATCTGGGCCCCGATCTCGTCTGTCGCTTTGGCCGTCTGGTTGGCGAGATTCTTTACTTCCGAGGCGACCACCGCGAAGCCCTTGCCGGCATCCCCGGCCCTGGCCGCCTCGATGGTGGCGTTCAAGGCCAGCAGATTGGTCTGCTCGGCGATGTCGGTGATCAGCGCCACCACTTCCCCGATCTTGTTGGCGGCCTGGGCCAGCCCCTGGACCTTGACGTTGGTGGCTTCCGCCTCCTTGACCGCCGCCGAAGCGATTTCGGAAGCCTTGGAGACCTGCCGGCTGATTTCGGCGATCGAACTCGACAGTTCCTCGGCCGCCGAAGCGACGGTCTGCACGTTGGCCGAGGCCTGTTCGGAGGCCGCCGCCACGGCGGAGGCCTGACGGGTCGTTTCCTCGGCCGTCGCGCTCATCGCCTCGGAGGACGATTGCATCTGGGTCGCCGCCGCCGACACCTGATTGACCACCTGTCCGACCGAGGCCTCGAAGTCGGAGGCCAGCTTCAGCACGGCCTGGCGCTTTTCCTCCTCGGCCTTGCGTTCGGCTTCCACCTGCGCCTCGCGCATGCGGTCCATCTCGAGGGTCTTTTCCAGGAACACGTCCATGGTCCGCGACAAATCGCCGATCTCGTTCTTCTGGTCGGTGAACTTGACCTCGATCGACTTGTCGCCTTCGGCCAGGCGATGCATGTTGGTGGCGATGTAGGAAAGCGGCCGGGTGATGCCTCGGCTGATGACGATCGAAGCACCGGTCACGAGAATGAGGATGACCAGGGCGACGCCACCGACGACCATGAGCAGGTCCATGAAGATGGCTTCGACATCGTCGACATAGATGCCCGACGCCACGAACCAGTTCCAGTCGGCAAAGGGCTTGACGTAGGTGATCTTGGGCGACGCCTTCTGTTCGCCGGGCTTCGGATAGGAATACGCGACGAAGCCGCCGCCCCTCCTGGCGACGGAGATCATCTCGACATTGTACGCCTTGCCGTCGGCGTCGACATCGCCTCTCCCATCGTGGCCCACCAGCTTCGCATTGATCGGGTGCATCGCTATGGTGCCGTCGAAGGAGCTGATCCAGAAATACTCGTTGTCGCCATAGCGCATGGCGGCGATCACCTTCTTCGCCATCTCCTGGGCGTCGGCGCGGCCCATGCGGCCGGCCTTTTCTTCCCCGGCGTAATATTCAAGGGCGCCGAAGGCGGTTTCCACCACATGCGCGGTCTTGATCTGGCGATCCTCGAACAGGTTGGCGTGGATGGCGGAAAGGGAATACCCCCCGACGCCGGCGATGCCGGCGATCGCCCCGGCGACAATCAGCATCAATCGGGAATTGATTTTAAAACGATCAAGAAGCATCCACGTTTCCCTTTGAGATTTTCAGCGATTCGCGTGCCTATAGACTGATCAAATTTCGTCCGGCAATTTGAGGTGGTGACGATGCTTAAGTAAAATGAGAAATAGTTATTGGGGTTATTCCTAAACGGAATTGGCACTGGGGGGTGCAAACGTCGCGGTCATGGACGGGAGGGGGCTTCGCTATTTTGTCGAGGTGGTGCGTCAGGGCGGCTTCACGCGTGCCGCCAGGGTGCTGAACGTCACTCAGCCAACCATCAGCAAGATGATCCGACAACTGGAAGAGAACTTGGCCGCCTCCCTGCTGGTTCGCAGCCCCCGGGGCATCCAACTGACAGATGCCGGGCGGATCGTCTATGAACGGGCGACGCAGATTCTTCGGGACATGAACGAGATGAAAGCCGAAGTGGACGCCCTCAAGGGAATGGTCCGGGGCTCCTTGCGACTGGGATTGCCCCCGACAGCGGGAGCGTCCTTTTTTCCGGGCGTGCTGGCCGAGTTCCGGCGGCGCTTTCCCGACGTCCGCCTTAGCGTGTTTGAACACGGCTGCAAACAGGTCACGGAATTGATCCTTGCCGGCGATCTCGATGTCGGCATCACCTTGATGCCCTTCGACGACAGGCAATTCGACGGCCTGCCCTTCGCCGAGGACACGCTGGTTCTGGTCGCGCCACGCACCGGCAAATGGTCTCGGCACGACGCCGTGGGTCTCGCCGAATTGGCCACCGAGCCGTTCGTGATGCTGACGGAGGAGTTCCTGACGGCGGTCCTTGTCCGCGAGGCGTGCCGCGCCGCCGGCTTCACGCCGACGGAGGCCGCCCACAGCGGGCAGTGGGATTTCCTGGTCACCATGGTGGAGGCCGGCCTGGGCGTCACCCTGCTGCCGGCCTCCATGTGCCAGGCGCTCAAACCCCACGGGGTCGCGATGGTGCCGCTCAAACCCGAGATCCGCTATCAAGTCGCCCTGGTCTGGCCCCGCGCCGGCTACCCGTCGTTCGCCGCCCGCGCCTGGGTCCGGTTGACGCGCGACATCCTGGGCCCGCCGCAACCGCCCGTCGTCCCCTGAACACCCGTCAGCGGCGGGGCGCGGCTTCGCTATGGAAGATGTAGAGGCCGGTGGCGATGACGATGGCGGCGCCGATCAGCGTGGCCGTCGACGGCGACACCCCCCACAACGCGAGGTCGAACAGCACCGCCCAGCCGATCTGGGTGTATTCGAAGGGGCTGACCACCGAAGCCGGGGCCAGCTTCAGCGCATAGGTCATGGCGATCTGGGCCAAGCCGCCGACGAGGCCGGCCCCCAGGTAGTAAAGCAGCACCCGCGGCGTCGGCGTTACCCACACCCAGGGCATGACGGCCGCCGCGATCGCCGCCCCGGTCAGCATGTAATAAAAGACGATGGTGTAGGGCGTTTCCGTGCTGCTGAGCTTCTTGACGAACAGGATGGTCAGCGCCCAGGCCAGCGTGCCGGCCAGGGCGAACAGGCTGCCGGTCTGGATGCCGCCGCCCGGCTTGAGCGCGACCAGCACGCCGATGAAGCCGACCAGGATCGCCGCCCATCGCCGCCAGCCTACCTTTTCGCCCAGCAGCGGGATGGCCAGCAGGGTGGCGAAGATGGGCACCGCCATCGACACCACCATGCCGTCGGCCAGCGCGATGCGCTGATAGGCGGCGAAAAAGCAGACATTGCTGGTGATCCCGGCAAGCGCGCGCAGCAGGTGGCCGAACGGCCGCTTGGTCTTCAAGGTCCCGAGCCCGCCCGAGGCCAGCACGAAGGGAATCACCAGGAAGACGGCGACGACGTTGCGGAAGAACACCGCCTCGAACGGGTGGTATCCGGGGCCGATCAGCTTGACGAAGGTGTTCATCACGGTGAACAGGCCGACCGCCAGGATCATCAAGAGGATGCCGGCGGCGACGGCGCGGCCGCCCGCGGTGGCCGGGGCGGAATTGGCGAAGGGGCGAGGGCTAGGCATGCCCGAAGCCGGGAATGCGCAGGCGATCCTCCAACTTGCGCAAAA of the Shumkonia mesophila genome contains:
- a CDS encoding methyl-accepting chemotaxis protein produces the protein MLLDRFKINSRLMLIVAGAIAGIAGVGGYSLSAIHANLFEDRQIKTAHVVETAFGALEYYAGEEKAGRMGRADAQEMAKKVIAAMRYGDNEYFWISSFDGTIAMHPINAKLVGHDGRGDVDADGKAYNVEMISVARRGGGFVAYSYPKPGEQKASPKITYVKPFADWNWFVASGIYVDDVEAIFMDLLMVVGGVALVILILVTGASIVISRGITRPLSYIATNMHRLAEGDKSIEVKFTDQKNEIGDLSRTMDVFLEKTLEMDRMREAQVEAERKAEEEKRQAVLKLASDFEASVGQVVNQVSAAATQMQSSSEAMSATAEETTRQASAVAAASEQASANVQTVASAAEELSSSIAEISRQVSKASEIASAAVKEAEATNVKVQGLAQAANKIGEVVALITDIAEQTNLLALNATIEAARAGDAGKGFAVVASEVKNLANQTAKATDEIGAQISGIQSATQDAVAAIESISRTISKINEVNSGVASAVEEQGAATQEIARNVEQAAAGTHEVSSNIGGVSQAANDTGAAATQIQSAAAGLSQQSETLRAEVDKFLANVRAA
- a CDS encoding methyl-accepting chemotaxis protein, which codes for MFKVLRRLSLAQKMTLLTVAGIVLVTVAVVQVATYILESQMRQQAQFRQDANMRVAWELLRHKGSTFRVENGKLYADSHEINGNFEVVDRVKDLVGGTATIFMGDTRVSTNVVQADGKRAVGTKLAQGPIHDTLFQAKKAFRGEADILGEKYFTAYDPITSATGDVIGILYVGLRQSEFLDVVSEVRNSIFLAAVVLGGVVAVLALVFVRRQFRPLGLMTEAMGRLQRGDTGIAVPGLGRADEIGRMAASVQVFKDNAIEKARLEAEQKEKDRRAEAEKRAAMVRMADQFETSVGEVVGRVSSAATEMQSSSEAMSATAEEATRQASAVAAASEQASANVETVASAAEELSSSISEISRQVTQASQIASAAVSEAEQTNVKVQGLAQAANKIGEVVALITDIAEQTNLLALNATIEAARAGDAGKGFAVVASEVKNLANQTAKATDEIGAQIAGIQSATQEAVSAIESITRTISRINEVNAGVASAVEEQGAATQEIARNVEQAAAGTQEVSSNIAGVSQAANETGAAATQIQSTAADLSRQAETLRAEVDKFLASVRAG
- a CDS encoding DMT family transporter, which gives rise to MPSPRPFANSAPATAGGRAVAAGILLMILAVGLFTVMNTFVKLIGPGYHPFEAVFFRNVVAVFLVIPFVLASGGLGTLKTKRPFGHLLRALAGITSNVCFFAAYQRIALADGMVVSMAVPIFATLLAIPLLGEKVGWRRWAAILVGFIGVLVALKPGGGIQTGSLFALAGTLAWALTILFVKKLSSTETPYTIVFYYMLTGAAIAAAVMPWVWVTPTPRVLLYYLGAGLVGGLAQIAMTYALKLAPASVVSPFEYTQIGWAVLFDLALWGVSPSTATLIGAAIVIATGLYIFHSEAAPRR
- a CDS encoding LysR family transcriptional regulator; translation: MDGRGLRYFVEVVRQGGFTRAARVLNVTQPTISKMIRQLEENLAASLLVRSPRGIQLTDAGRIVYERATQILRDMNEMKAEVDALKGMVRGSLRLGLPPTAGASFFPGVLAEFRRRFPDVRLSVFEHGCKQVTELILAGDLDVGITLMPFDDRQFDGLPFAEDTLVLVAPRTGKWSRHDAVGLAELATEPFVMLTEEFLTAVLVREACRAAGFTPTEAAHSGQWDFLVTMVEAGLGVTLLPASMCQALKPHGVAMVPLKPEIRYQVALVWPRAGYPSFAARAWVRLTRDILGPPQPPVVP